AGAAAGTGAGCAAAATCAAGAACATTGAGATAAGTAACAAGAAGCTAGCATTGTAACCACTCTTTGccatttttcttctcttcaaATGGAAAGTGAAATTACTATATAGtttgaaggaaaataaaatatttaagaagaagagaagataaATGGAAATATTTGATGGAATTAGAAGAGTAAAGTGTGAATATTTATAgactaattttaatttgtgaTATTAGCATTTTTAGTCcctcaaatataatataaattctgATTTTTGATCCTGATGATTTTTATGAAGCAAATATGACCTTATAGTAATGGATACGTGCAATTTTGATCCCTATTAACTATGAATctttacaaatttaattatcaaattatattcGTTCTGTCCATGTATATGACACTCTTTTCTTCTAAATcagtttaagaaaaaatgacatatttatatatttagtaagtaataattaatttcaaacttTCTATTTTACCTCTTAATTAGATAATTTATAGAcccacaaaaaatttaaaatttattttaaactaaaaatttcaaaatatccaTCTCATTCGTAAAATTGATtataatatcattatataaatTGGATGGAGAAAATAAGAATTAAACTATCTGATTATCGATATactatattgattttaaatatcACTCCATAACTGAGAATAACATAATTCTAAAAATAGTATTAATATCACATACTTTCGATCAAGATCTACAATAACTTATGCAATGTAATACTATAAATAGGGTATGAAACGGATAATGTATATGTAAACTTTATCCATATCTTAAGaatataaatttacttttgatacattttcaactcaaaattatacattacaAAGTGACTAAAAATAcgtatttttatttacttgaatgctataattataatttttcaaaaggaCTATAAGTGTAATTATTTCTATCAATTTGGAGGtagataaaattaaaactaaaataaataaaatacaaaaaagcaaGTAAGCGAATATTAGGGCGTAAAAATGGGACCAATGCACAAGAAAAGTCCATTTAGTTGATTGATAATTATGAAATAAAGTTAGCGGTGATAACGCCGTGTTTGCggtgaattataatttttgttttaattttttttaaaaaaaatattgtcaacTTTATCTAACAAGTTagtctatcaaaaataatttatctgaTCTAAGTTCTAAGATAATAATAAGATTCGTTGTTATACAATCTCTCTCATATCTTACTGTTGACTCGATTCAGAAAACGTAGAAGGAAGATTAATTTCGAATCATTCGTGCGAATGATCATCCTATAAATCGACTGGGTCATTTCGAATAACGATGTTTTGGTGTTGTTTTTATGGAAAAAATCTTTTTGACCAGAAAATTTTACCAGAATGAGATCTTTTgtgtgtaatttcttttttaaaacactTTTCTCTTTTAGCTTTAATACATTttactagaaataaaaaagattaatttattttaaaattaaaaaatattataattttaaaattaattctgACTAAATTTTCTGGTCACTATTCTCGTTTTTATGTATCTAGCATATTAGTTGAGGAGTTTTCTTGGATcttgaaattttagagacaaaAAAAGGAAGTACTATTCTGTTGTttcatttctcttttttctcaataatgccaaaaaattaaaatttgattatatttgtCCAAATCAATTGCTCCATAACTTTTTTTCTGATTTAATTATTCTGTTTGTAAAGTTTATACTGAACAGATTATAAAATctattataaagttttttttaaaaaatgatttccaTTGAAAAGCTATACATCGTATATtagattaagaataaaaatattctaatcATTTGATTACATTCTTTGTGAATAAATAgttagataaaaattaattttgacgCTTGAAAATGAAGTATAAATTGGAATGATTGTgttaaaaagttgaattatataTTGGAAAAAGGATAGAtctgttttaaattatttgattgactttaaatatttatcacATGCAGCGATTATATggataatataaaattaaaaaataaatcctaGTGGTCACATGAGGTAACATGGCCTTTAAgcattagtcttttttttttcctaccGACCATCAAAAATTGTATGGGATAGATAACCTTTATTGTAACCATAAAAGTGTACTATCGAAAGCGTTAATcgtaaattgatttttttctttttgtgtggtaattttatgttattgcaaaattgttaataatgaaaatattgtatAGAATATATGATTGATAATCCTAATGGGTAGAGAGAGGACCAATTTATTGAGGTTAAGATTTAATCTGGTACGTCCATCAACTAACCAATATACGGATGAgattcatttattatttaacactactatttatgatattacttggatTACCGGTAAACTTGGGatacaaataagaaataattaataataattaaataatagtttttatatAAAGATAACTGAGTTAGTGCAATACTCGATTAGTTGGTATTTTAATCGAGCTTATTGAAACATTTTTCTAGTATAATTTCCATCTCTCGTGTAATTTTATACTATTGCATAAGAGCTTTATCGAGTGTGCACGCATCAAAAAATACGTAAACTAATTTTTCATTGTAAAATCTATGGCGGCTATTCCTCCAAACGTGAGTCCGGATcctaaaagatgaaaaatattaataaaatttttaaaagagtatatgaaattttttaaaaatcaaaatggtAAAATTGTTAAGATTGTAACGATTTTGTTGGCCGGCGTTAAAGGAGAATCGctgctatagcagcgatttgtataatttacttttttataaaaaaaagaaattcaacatATCGCTATgaactctttttaaaaaaatgtttgattGCATCATCGCGTGTATATATACTTTCCAGgaatataattggaaaaaagtaaaaaaaattatagtatcaCGAAAAGagttatttcattatttatttaattttttttaatttttgaagtaaaacgctgccttggcagcgatttaccaatttacttgatttttttttaatttttgaagaaatcaCTGCTTTGGCAGCAACTTatcaatttacttattttttaaaaaaagtaaatcgctgccttggtaacaatttattgattttttttttataaaaaaagtaaattgtaCAAATTGTtgctatagcagcgattttCTTTAACGCCGACCAACAAAATTGCTACATCCTTAACGATTTTACTGTTttagttaaaagaaaatttcatatatagcaaCGATTTTCTTTAACGCCGACCAACAAAATTGCTACATCCTTAGCGATTTTACTGTTttagttaaaagaaaatttcatacattcttttggaatttttgttaatattttttcccCTTTAAGCTCCGCACTCCTACAAACATATTGATTGAATTagtgagaaaataaaaaagtagttAAAAAGATtgtatttaatgtttttatataGAAAAGTTAAAACGTTTTTCACTATTTTAATAAGATTCTTTATTTCATTATGCATTTTGTAAGTAAATCAAATGATATAGTAAaagtgaatgaaaaaaaaattatgaaataaaacctttgtttttttttttttggtagttATGCCCTTTACACTCAACTAGAAGGTTCAGGTTTGCAAGTTGaagatgaaatttttgtttGGGAGTGTCACGTAGAtatcaaatattgaataaaataaattattattataataaattaataatattttataatcaaataaataaaagatttctCAGAGTTTAAATTCGATGAACGAAAGAATTGAAAATATATCACAACGACATAACGTGCATTGTCACGTATTATAAACTACATGCACTGTACGGACGTCATGccttatgaaaaaaaaagggaaaccCCATGTTGATGCATTTATTGCATATGTTGAGTATGATAGTAGATCTATGACGATAAATATTTAttcgtattcgatatttatattacataataaatttatatcgtTTATCATGAAAGAGTTTTACATATTCAAAAGAATCTCTTACTTTCTTGAACTAATTTCTACTGTGAGAtgttattacttattttaaaattactgAATTTAATAGTACTCTTTTTATATACTTGGTTTGAGTAATATATATTggagaatatttttttctctctaaaacTTAGTAAGATTGGTAGTATCTGTAAAATCATATCTTGATCATTTTAGCAATCATTATGATAAAGTGTGTATTATATAATATGGTACTTTCAGAAGCAAAAGCCCATCACTACGTCTACATATAtctcgttaattaattaaactattatTGAGTAACATGCTTAATTAACACATTGTTTGAAAAACACAAATTTATATCTATTGGCACAAAGAATTAATAAATACTACCTAGTATatttttgacttgcttcttttTCTTCCATTATCCTATTCTTGAAAACTATTTCTTCCGTCTTAAATTAATCatcatattattttcaaaaaatgtacGATAAGTATTACTAATGCAACTTTCTTTATGTTGGtttgataaaaatatgtattctAAAATCCAAACACAAAATAACTTGACTCGCTTATTTTTTCAGTAAATCCATTTTGACCAACTCAATCCATCCATTTGATACTCGTACCttagattatttataatatatacttataattaaaCCCAAAAGGCTCCTACGTGACTATGGACCAAAGAACCAAAACTTCATTATCAGAGTACTACCATTCTCTTGCATGGTCCAACTTTGGCCTTGGAAGTGAGTGGTCAACTTTTGACCCCGTTTGCCCTATGAGCCAAACTTCACGTTTACTAAGTTTTGACTTTTGACCTTCGAAGGTGCAAAGCAGGGTAAAAAGTTCAAGACCATCCATTTCCGAGGTCGATAAGTGTAATTTCCGAACAAACCTACAAGTTAATATAGACTAGAGAATAGAGGCCAGAGTCAAGGGAAAGCTATTCCAACCATAATCATATCTTACAATTCCTTCCATATACTACATATATAAAGTTACAAACCATTTCTTATCAAATGAAAATGGCTTGAAAAACCAAACATAGTTCAGCCAAACGAAATTCGATTACTTAAATAGTTCTGTttcataaaaaaactaaacaaacaCAAACACTGTAAACTGAGGCCAGAAACTTGGCATCATATCTGCTgtacctattttatttttttttcctttctaaaaCAACTCATTCTCTACCCATTTTTGTTCTGGGGTGTGCTAGCTTCTCTGTGCCGGGACATAATTTAAACATATAACAAAGGTAGGTGTGATTTAACTTACAACCCTCTATGTGAGAAGGGGAAGTTTCAAGCCAAGTTGAAATCTGACAACAGTTTCTTGAAATCCAGGGACTGCACGTCGTTGGAGAGATCTGTCAACAGTTTCTTGAAGTCCAGGGACTGCAAGTCATTGAAGCGATCTGCCAACAGTTTCTTGACCTCCGGGGACTCCTTGGAGACAAAAGCAACACCCACAGCCATTGTTAGACCGATAACAAAGAAAGCCTTCATGCATCCATTACCATGGGATAAACGTCCAAGTAAAATCTTGCAGTACTTCTGCACTTCCTTCAAGGACGCTTGATGAGCAGCATTATCCCCACTGACCAATGCCTTCTCGCTCTACAGTatcataaagaaaaaaaagtatcaGATGAAATTAACATCGGCTATATGATGTCCATTAAACTACTTGTTTCCTTTCTTGAGAGGGCCATACTATCCTTCgttgtttatgatttttgactaatccaaaaaaattaatatgtggAATCTCATGTGTCATATTTCATGCCAAAGACACCTTACATCTCTTAAGGCATGCCAATTAGTGCTGAAAGATAAACACAGAAATAATACAATATCGCTGTAAGCGTGGCAAAAAGAACAATGATGTCTGGCCTTGTGGACTCTTTTTCTAATGCCAATGCCAATGCCCTCGCCCCACCAAAAACAAAATCCCAAAAGTGAGCATGAAACTATAATTACCTTTTCAACTGAAACAGACCTATAACAAGAGTAACCAAATAACTTGTAAAATTTGATAGACTTCATCTTTTGTTCAATAGATATCATTCTGGTATTTTCAACTCAGAAAGATTAACATACCTTAAGTCTGAGACTGTTCAAGGTCACCTTCAATGGATCAAGTTCAGGTCCCTTAGCAGAATGCGCCTTGAACTCTGTGGACAgcttcttaattattattagacTTGCTTCTACATTGTCCAGATAAATATTGTCCTGTTACAATCACAATGGAAAGATAACAGAGAAATTAGATAAATAAAGGGATGAGTTTGGAAAGATAAAATCAAGAACTTTGATTTCTTACCCACAGCTTGTAACAGTCGGGGTTCTGAGTCAAACACCAAATAGATAGCTCAGTAGCTTCCTTTGATAGATCAGGAACACCTATAGAACATGTAATATTTAGGACTATATAGCTGAATAAGCAATCACTAACAAATCAGACGCAAAAAACAAAGGAGCTACAGAGTCAACATAGAGTCGAACTTTTTGCTTTACCTTCCCCTACAGCTTTGATAGCAAAAGGCAGTATCCGCTGGGTTAGCTGCTTCATTGCTTTGCTCCCAGGGGCAGCAACAAGAGCTACCTCTTTCAGTGTAGGATAGACCGCTTCAAACCTGTCAGTGGCCTGAACATAACAAGCCTCACAAATTACTCCCAtacaaaatgaatatatttattagtaACTTATTAGAATATTGATGGAACGCATAATAACAGCAGTAAAAATCACCTTAATTCGAGCAGAAGGTGCTGGGAAGGTGATCCTCATCAAAACCTCAAGAGCTGATGGAGGCACAACACGTTCTCCCTTTCTGACTGCACCATTTATGAGTATAGCACGGGCTTTTGGTGAGGATACAATTCTGAAAAAATAGCGAACCACTTTAGTACTTGACGAGGTGATCAAACACATTTTAAGTAAGCTTAAGAAGAGAAGATATATGTACCTCTCAGCCAACTGTAACATTAAGTCTCTCGACTGTGGGTTACTGTTCAATTTACTGCTTAACAATGGTAAGAGAAAATGTACCCACATGAACAATCCCACGATTAAATCAGCTTGGCAAGCCTATAGGAATTGAGACAAGTTAGAGACAACAATAAG
The DNA window shown above is from Solanum lycopersicum chromosome 11, SLM_r2.1 and carries:
- the LOC101258515 gene encoding uncharacterized protein; this translates as MEEYEAFLIEPEQEWQTVSYHKKNKKQSGKSKQGEEFSGNWNNGESSGDVFRSIEQHAEERRKRIVESQKLYEAASGESSAVIDKNEQDSDGEDAAGGAIENDGVVEKKSKPKKVKKPKVTVAEAAAKIDNSDLVVYLVDISTSFDKQEDIQLMRFADYFGRAFAKVSSSQFPWMKILRESSVEKMIDIPVSQISEDVYKTSVDWLNQRSFDALGSFVLWSLDSIIADLVQHEGASKGSKKVVQQVSSKSQVAMFVVLAMVLRRKPDVLISLLPILNENGKYRGQDKLPVMIWAVTQACQADLIVGLFMWVHFLLPLLSSKLNSNPQSRDLMLQLAERIVSSPKARAILINGAVRKGERVVPPSALEVLMRITFPAPSARIKATDRFEAVYPTLKEVALVAAPGSKAMKQLTQRILPFAIKAVGEGVPDLSKEATELSIWCLTQNPDCYKLWDNIYLDNVEASLIIIKKLSTEFKAHSAKGPELDPLKVTLNSLRLKSEKALVSGDNAAHQASLKEVQKYCKILLGRLSHGNGCMKAFFVIGLTMAVGVAFVSKESPEVKKLLADRFNDLQSLDFKKLLTDLSNDVQSLDFKKLLSDFNLA